In a single window of the Ancylobacter polymorphus genome:
- a CDS encoding sulfite exporter TauE/SafE family protein has product MFVPDLGFALAAGLAAFFVGMGKGGVPMVGSLAVPTLALFMSPITAAGLLLPVYVISDMFGVWAYRREFSGRNLAILIPAATLGIGIGWATASLVTDAEVMLIVGLIGLAFCLIRWLGGAGAAARPADVPRGLFWGAVSGFTSFVSHGGAPPYQMYVVPQRLPKMVYAGTTTLTFAAINALKLIPYAALGQLNPANLTATALLMPVAVAATFVGVWLTRRLPEKLFYRLVMAALFLISLKLVWDGATGMLAG; this is encoded by the coding sequence ATGTTCGTGCCCGATCTCGGTTTCGCCCTCGCCGCCGGCCTCGCGGCCTTCTTCGTCGGCATGGGCAAGGGCGGGGTGCCGATGGTCGGCTCCCTCGCCGTGCCCACCTTGGCGCTGTTCATGTCTCCGATCACCGCCGCCGGCCTGCTTCTGCCGGTCTATGTCATCAGCGACATGTTCGGCGTGTGGGCGTACCGGCGGGAATTCTCCGGCCGCAACCTCGCCATCCTCATTCCCGCCGCCACGCTCGGCATTGGCATTGGCTGGGCCACCGCCTCCCTCGTCACCGATGCCGAGGTGATGCTGATCGTCGGGCTGATCGGCCTCGCTTTCTGCCTCATCCGCTGGCTCGGCGGCGCGGGGGCGGCGGCGCGGCCGGCGGATGTGCCGCGCGGGCTGTTCTGGGGCGCGGTATCGGGCTTCACCAGCTTCGTCAGCCATGGCGGCGCCCCGCCCTACCAGATGTATGTGGTGCCGCAGCGCCTGCCGAAAATGGTCTACGCCGGCACGACGACGCTGACCTTCGCCGCCATCAATGCCCTCAAGCTCATCCCCTATGCGGCGCTCGGCCAGCTCAACCCGGCCAATCTCACCGCCACCGCGCTCCTGATGCCGGTGGCGGTGGCGGCGACCTTCGTCGGCGTCTGGCTCACGCGGCGCCTGCCGGAAAAGCTGTTCTACCGGCTGGTGATGGCCGCGCTGTTCCTGATCTCGCTGAAGCTCGTCTGGGACGGCGCGACAGGGATGCTCGCGG
- the tal gene encoding transaldolase has product MPSKLDQLRAMTVVVSDTGDIETVRRLKPQDCTTNPTLLLKAAEMPAYSSLVDEALDWGSKQGGTSDAVVSATCDRLALNFGAELSKIVPGRVSTEVDADLSFDTEATLAKARSFIKAYEARGVGRERILIKIASTWEGIRAAEILQKEGIDCNLTLLFSLAQAAAAADAGAFLISPFVGRILDWHVKAGEGPFTSETDPGVVSVRQIYAYYKKHGIPTVVMGASFRNTGEIEALAGCDRLTIGPSLLDQLAADEGTLERKLDPANTEGAPERLHLDERGFRFRLNEDQMATEKLSEGIRQFVRDLNSLRALVAKRIDGAKAA; this is encoded by the coding sequence ATGCCCTCCAAGCTCGACCAACTGCGTGCCATGACCGTTGTCGTTTCCGACACCGGCGATATCGAGACGGTGCGCCGCCTGAAGCCGCAGGACTGCACCACCAACCCGACCCTGCTGCTGAAGGCGGCGGAAATGCCGGCCTATTCTTCCCTCGTCGACGAGGCGCTCGACTGGGGCTCCAAGCAGGGCGGCACCTCGGACGCCGTGGTCTCCGCGACCTGCGACCGGCTGGCGCTGAATTTCGGCGCCGAACTGTCGAAGATCGTCCCCGGCCGCGTCTCCACCGAAGTGGATGCCGACCTCTCCTTCGACACCGAAGCGACGCTGGCCAAGGCCCGCTCCTTCATCAAGGCCTATGAGGCGCGCGGCGTCGGCCGCGAGCGCATCCTCATCAAGATCGCCTCCACCTGGGAAGGAATCCGCGCGGCGGAGATCCTCCAGAAGGAAGGCATCGACTGCAATCTCACTTTGCTGTTCTCGCTGGCCCAGGCGGCGGCGGCGGCGGATGCCGGCGCCTTCCTGATCTCGCCCTTCGTCGGTCGCATCCTCGACTGGCACGTGAAGGCGGGCGAGGGCCCGTTCACCTCCGAGACCGATCCCGGCGTCGTCTCGGTGCGCCAGATCTACGCCTATTACAAGAAGCACGGCATTCCGACCGTGGTGATGGGCGCCTCCTTCCGCAACACCGGCGAGATCGAGGCGCTGGCGGGTTGCGACCGGCTGACCATCGGCCCGTCGCTGCTCGACCAGCTCGCCGCCGACGAGGGCACGCTGGAGCGCAAGCTCGACCCCGCCAATACCGAGGGCGCGCCGGAGCGGCTGCATCTCGACGAGCGCGGCTTCCGCTTCAGGCTCAACGAGGACCAGATGGCGACGGAAAAGCTCTCCGAGGGCATCCGCCAGTTCGTGCGCGATCTCAATTCGCTGCGCGCCCTGGTCGCCAAGCGGATCGACGGCGCCAAGGCGGCCTGA